In the Anguilla anguilla isolate fAngAng1 chromosome 7, fAngAng1.pri, whole genome shotgun sequence genome, one interval contains:
- the mkln1 gene encoding muskelin isoform X2 has protein sequence MLTDLHDKLVLKGDFDACEELIDKAVRDGLFNHYISQQEYKPRWSQIIPKSSKGDGDDSRPGMRGGHQMVIDVQTETVYLFGGWDGTQDLADFWAYSVQENQWVCISRDTEKESGPSARSCHKMCIDSQRRQIYTLGRYLDSSVRNSKSLKSDFYRYDIDANAWTLLSEDTSADGGPKLVFDHQMCMDSEKHMIYTFGGRILTCNGSVEDSRTSDPQFSGLYAYHCQAAAWRLLREDSCNAGPEDVQSRIGHCMLFHTRNRCLYVFGGQRSKTYLNDFFSYDVDGDHVEIISDGTKKDSGMVPMTGFTQRATIDPELNEIHVLSGLSKDKDKREENVRNSFWIYDIARNSWSCVYKNDQTVKENPSKAAQEEEPCPRFAHQLVYDEMHKVHYLFGGNPGKSCSPKMRLDDFWSLKLCRPSKEYLLRHCRYLIRKYRFEEKAMTEPLSALRYLQNDLSLTVDHSDPDETKEFQLLPSALFKSSSDFIPLGFSDVDQTYAQRTQLFDTLVNFFPDSMTPPKGNLVDLITL, from the exons ATGCTGACGGACCTGCACGACAAGCTGGTGCTGAAGGGAGACTTCGACGCCTGCGAGGAGCTCATCGACAAGGCCGTGAGAG ATGGTCTGTTTAACCACTATATCAGCCAGCAGGAGTACAAGCCAagatggagtcagattatcccCAAAAGCAGCAAAG GCGACGGGGACGACAGCAGGCCAGGCATGAGGGGAGGCCATCAGATGGTGATCGATGTTCAGACAG AAACGGTGTACCTGTTTGGCGGCTGGGACGGCACTCAAGACCTGGCGGATTTCTGGGCCTACAGCGTACAGGAGAACCAGTGGGTCTGCATCTCCAGAGATACAGAGAAGGAG AGCGGCCCCAGCGCGCGCTCCTGCCACAAGATGTGCATCGACTCGCAGCGGCGGCAGATCTACACGCTGGGCCGCTACCTGGACTCTTCCGTCCGCAACAGCAAGTCCCTGAAGAGCGACTTCTACCGCTACGACATCGACGCCAACGCCTGGACGCTGCTGAGCGAGGACACGTCGGCCGACGGCGGCCCCAAGCTCGTGTTCGACCATCAG ATGTGCATGGACTCGGAGAAGCACATGATCTACACGTTCGGCGGGCGCATCCTGACCTGCAACGGCAGCGTGGAGGACAGCCGCACCTCGGACCCGCAGTTCAGCGGCCTGTACGCCTACCACTGCCAGGCCGCCGCGTGGCGCCTGCTGCGGGAGGACTCCTGCAACGCGGGCCCCGAGGACGTGCAGTCGCGCATCGGGCACTGCATGCTGTTCCACACG AGAAACCGATGCCTGTACGTGTTCGGCGGCCAGAGGTCCAAGACGTACCTGAACGACTTCTTCAGCTACGATGTGGACGGCGACCACGTGGAGATCATTTCGGACGGAACCAAAAAGGACTCCGGCATGG TCCCCATGACGGGCTTCACCCAGCGGGCCACCATCGACCCCGAGCTGAACGAGATCCACGTGCTGTCCGGCCTCAGCAAGGACAAGGACAAGCGGGAGGAGAACGTCCGCAACTCCTTCTGGATCTACGATATCGCCCGCAACAGCTG GTCGTGTGTCTATAAGAACGATCAGACCGTGAAGGAGAACCCCTCTAAGGCAgcacaggaggaggagccctGTCCCCGGTTTGCCCACCAGCTGGTGTATGATGAGATGCACAAG GTGCATTACCTGTTCGGGGGAAACCCTGGGAAATCCTGCTCTCCAAAGATGCGCCTGGACGACTTCTGGTCCCTGAAACTGTGTCGGCCCTCCAAGGAGTACCTTCTCCGCCACTGCAGATACCTCATCAGGAAGTACAG GTTTGAAGAGAAAGCCATGACAGAGCCTCTCAGTGCGCTGAGGTACCTGCAGAATGACCTCTCCCTCACAGTGGACCACTCGGACCCGGACGAGACTAAGGAG TTCCAGCTCCTGCCCTCCGCGCTGTTCAAGTCCTCCTCCGACTTCATCCCTCTGG GGTTTTCCGACGTGGATCAGACGTACGCCCAGCGGACGCAGCTCTTCGATACGCTGGTCAACTTCTTCCCCGACAGCATGACCCCGCCCAAGGGTAACCTCGTCGACCTCATCACCCTGTAG
- the mkln1 gene encoding muskelin isoform X1, producing the protein MCNKMAAVPENRVLSYSVFKWSSYSSTYLPENILVDKPNDQSSRWSSESNYPPQYLILKLERPAIVQSITFGKYEKTHVCNLKKFKVFGGMSEENMTELLSSGLKNDYNKETFTLKHKIDEQMFPCRFVKIVPLMSWGPSFNFSIWYIELHGIDEPDVVQPCLNWYSKYREQEAIRLCLKHFRQHNYTEAFESLQKKTRIALEHPMLTDLHDKLVLKGDFDACEELIDKAVRDGLFNHYISQQEYKPRWSQIIPKSSKGDGDDSRPGMRGGHQMVIDVQTETVYLFGGWDGTQDLADFWAYSVQENQWVCISRDTEKESGPSARSCHKMCIDSQRRQIYTLGRYLDSSVRNSKSLKSDFYRYDIDANAWTLLSEDTSADGGPKLVFDHQMCMDSEKHMIYTFGGRILTCNGSVEDSRTSDPQFSGLYAYHCQAAAWRLLREDSCNAGPEDVQSRIGHCMLFHTRNRCLYVFGGQRSKTYLNDFFSYDVDGDHVEIISDGTKKDSGMVPMTGFTQRATIDPELNEIHVLSGLSKDKDKREENVRNSFWIYDIARNSWSCVYKNDQTVKENPSKAAQEEEPCPRFAHQLVYDEMHKVHYLFGGNPGKSCSPKMRLDDFWSLKLCRPSKEYLLRHCRYLIRKYRFEEKAMTEPLSALRYLQNDLSLTVDHSDPDETKEFQLLPSALFKSSSDFIPLGFSDVDQTYAQRTQLFDTLVNFFPDSMTPPKGNLVDLITL; encoded by the exons TACTTAATTTTAAAACTGGAAAGGCCGGCGATTGTTCAGAGCATCACATTCGGGAAGTATGAGAAGACTCACGTGTGCAACCTGAAGAAGTTCAAGGTTTTCGGGGGAATGAGCGAAGAAAACATGACAGAACTGCTGTCCAG TGGCCTTAAGAACGATTACAACAAGGAGACCTTTACGCTGAAACACAAGATCGACGAGCAGATGTTCCCTTGCAGATTTGTCAAGATAG TGCCTCTGATGTCGTGGGGACCCAGCTTCAACTTCAGCATCTGGTACATCGAGCTTCACGGCATCGACGAGCCAGACGTGGTGCAGCCCTGCCTTAACTGGTACAGCAAG TACCGCGAACAGGAAGCGATCCGCCTGTGCCTGAAGCACTTCCGGCAGCACAACTACACGGAGGCCTTCGAGTCTCTGCAGAAGAAGACGCGCATCGCCTTGGAGCACCCAATGCTGACGGACCTGCACGACAAGCTGGTGCTGAAGGGAGACTTCGACGCCTGCGAGGAGCTCATCGACAAGGCCGTGAGAG ATGGTCTGTTTAACCACTATATCAGCCAGCAGGAGTACAAGCCAagatggagtcagattatcccCAAAAGCAGCAAAG GCGACGGGGACGACAGCAGGCCAGGCATGAGGGGAGGCCATCAGATGGTGATCGATGTTCAGACAG AAACGGTGTACCTGTTTGGCGGCTGGGACGGCACTCAAGACCTGGCGGATTTCTGGGCCTACAGCGTACAGGAGAACCAGTGGGTCTGCATCTCCAGAGATACAGAGAAGGAG AGCGGCCCCAGCGCGCGCTCCTGCCACAAGATGTGCATCGACTCGCAGCGGCGGCAGATCTACACGCTGGGCCGCTACCTGGACTCTTCCGTCCGCAACAGCAAGTCCCTGAAGAGCGACTTCTACCGCTACGACATCGACGCCAACGCCTGGACGCTGCTGAGCGAGGACACGTCGGCCGACGGCGGCCCCAAGCTCGTGTTCGACCATCAG ATGTGCATGGACTCGGAGAAGCACATGATCTACACGTTCGGCGGGCGCATCCTGACCTGCAACGGCAGCGTGGAGGACAGCCGCACCTCGGACCCGCAGTTCAGCGGCCTGTACGCCTACCACTGCCAGGCCGCCGCGTGGCGCCTGCTGCGGGAGGACTCCTGCAACGCGGGCCCCGAGGACGTGCAGTCGCGCATCGGGCACTGCATGCTGTTCCACACG AGAAACCGATGCCTGTACGTGTTCGGCGGCCAGAGGTCCAAGACGTACCTGAACGACTTCTTCAGCTACGATGTGGACGGCGACCACGTGGAGATCATTTCGGACGGAACCAAAAAGGACTCCGGCATGG TCCCCATGACGGGCTTCACCCAGCGGGCCACCATCGACCCCGAGCTGAACGAGATCCACGTGCTGTCCGGCCTCAGCAAGGACAAGGACAAGCGGGAGGAGAACGTCCGCAACTCCTTCTGGATCTACGATATCGCCCGCAACAGCTG GTCGTGTGTCTATAAGAACGATCAGACCGTGAAGGAGAACCCCTCTAAGGCAgcacaggaggaggagccctGTCCCCGGTTTGCCCACCAGCTGGTGTATGATGAGATGCACAAG GTGCATTACCTGTTCGGGGGAAACCCTGGGAAATCCTGCTCTCCAAAGATGCGCCTGGACGACTTCTGGTCCCTGAAACTGTGTCGGCCCTCCAAGGAGTACCTTCTCCGCCACTGCAGATACCTCATCAGGAAGTACAG GTTTGAAGAGAAAGCCATGACAGAGCCTCTCAGTGCGCTGAGGTACCTGCAGAATGACCTCTCCCTCACAGTGGACCACTCGGACCCGGACGAGACTAAGGAG TTCCAGCTCCTGCCCTCCGCGCTGTTCAAGTCCTCCTCCGACTTCATCCCTCTGG GGTTTTCCGACGTGGATCAGACGTACGCCCAGCGGACGCAGCTCTTCGATACGCTGGTCAACTTCTTCCCCGACAGCATGACCCCGCCCAAGGGTAACCTCGTCGACCTCATCACCCTGTAG
- the LOC118231264 gene encoding podocalyxin-like, whose translation MRVIRAVILLGFFCQHARGEPVNPKNDSAIEMHNVTENKTEDTKAVTVTATPVSAQGTEKSLMTPQGSIAGSSPSPTTVTSSGGSEPSSTTDFRSSTHILTTSTSPTPGDKRVSKAPHSSSTVFTPSTVSPSPVQTTKATEVVLSASTSYTTATTGMSSKPRLTTKTMVHITQKTSASTSGSVNQYVLTTSTSATKSTAIALGMRTTTTSTAVNTFQKPFNMTFSTEDDRGKDGQGEEDLYKICQKLMKDMQKAECSLKGRYGENSEIIFEGGVIRVSPTLLEEYYKDLKSTPDNTTLIAVLASCSALLAVIIGLAVYAVCHCRANRKDQQHLTEELQTVENGYHDNPTLEVMEVQPEMQEKVALGGELNSSWIVPGNSLPKEDIPDEEDTHL comes from the exons ATGCGCGTAATCCGTGCAGTTATTTTACTTG GATTTTTTTGCCAGCACGCCCGAGGTGAACCTGTCAACCCCAAAAATGACTCTGCCATTGAAATGCACAACGTGACCGAAAACAAAACGGAAGACACCAAAGCAGTTACCGTCACTGCCACCCCCGTAAGTGCCCAAGGCACAGAAAAGAGCTTGATGACACCCCAAGGCTCCATTGCTGGTTCTTCCCCTTCCCCAACGACGGTAACAAGTTCAGGTGGTTCTGAACCTTCTTCCACCACTGACTTCAGAAGCTCTACTCACATTCTTACTACGTCCACCAGTCCAACACCTGGGGATAAACGGGTCTCCAAAGCCCCCCACTCAAGCTCCACGGTTTTTACGCCTTCTACCGTGTCCCCTAGCCCAGTCCAAACAACCAAAGCCACAGAAGTGGTTCTGTCTGCCTCAACTTCCTACACCACAGCAACCACAGGCATGTCTTCCAAGCCCAGGCTAACAACAAAAACCATGGTCCATATAACCCAGAAAACCTCAG CATCCACCTCCGGCAGTGTGAATCAGTATGTCCTGACCACAAGCACATCTGCAACCAAGAGCACGGCCATAGCCTTGGGCATGAGGACGACCACCACCAGCACGGCTGTTAACACCTTTCAAAAGCCCTTCAAT ATGACCTTCTCCACAGAGGATGACCGG GGAAAGGACGGACAGGGAGAGGAAGACTTGTATAAGATCTGCCAGAAGCTGATGAAGGACATGCAGAAAGCAGAGTGCTCGCTGAAGGGACGTTACGGAGAAaacagtgaaattatttttgaggGTGGAGTCATTCGAG TCAGCCCTACGCTTTTGGAAGAATACTACAAAGATCTCAAG AGCACACCTGACAACACCACGCTGATCGCCGTCCTGGCTTCCTGTAGCGCCCTGCTGGCAGTGATAATCGGCCTGGCCGTCTACGCGGTGTGCCACTGCAGAGCCAACAGAAAGGACCAG CAGCACCTGACAGAGGAGCTGCAGACGGTTGAGAACGGTTACCATGACAACCCCACACTGGAGGTGATGGAGGTGCAGCCGGAGATGCAGGAGAAGGTGGCCCTGGGTGGGGAGCTAAACAGCAGCTGGATCGTCCCCGGCAACAGCCTGCCCAAAGAGGACATACCCGATGAGGAGGACACACACCTGTAG